In the genome of Paraburkholderia caribensis, the window TTGCGGCACGGCTGCATCAACTGGCGCGTGCCTGGCAGTCGAAGGCGATCCTGCAACTGGTGGAGCGCTATCTCGAAGGGAACACGGCATCATGAGCCACGTCGCTGCGTCCGCCGTGCCGTCAGGCACGATCCTGATCGTCGACGATACGCCCGCCAATGTCGGCGTGGTCGTCGACAGTCTCGAGGCGCGCGGCATCCGCGTGCTGGTTGCGCTCGACGGTATGGAGGCGCTCGAACGCGCGGCGTTCGCGCAGCCCGATCTGATTCTGCTCGACGTGAAGATGCCCGGCATCGACGGCTTCGAAACCTGCCGGCGGCTCAAGCGTGACGAACGCACGCGCGATATCGCCGTGATCTTCATGACCTCGCTGACGGGCCATGAAGACCGCGTCGAAGGGTTTTCCTCGGGCGGTGTCGATTACGTGACCAAGCCGCTGCGCGTCGACGAGATGCTCGCGCGCGTCGGCGTGCATCTCGAACTGCGCGCGATGCACAAGCAACTCGTTGCGCAGAACCGGCAACTGCTGGATGAAGTCGCCGTGCGCAAGGAGACGGAAGCGGCGCTCGAACAGGTACGCGACGATCTCGAACGGCGCGTCGCGTTGCGCACGGAAGAACTGGCGCGTGCCAATGCCAACCTGCAGGCGAGCGAAGCGCGCTTTCGCGCGATCGTCGAAACGAGTCCGGTGCCGTTGTGCATCACGTCGATGTTGGATGGGCGCATCCTGTACGGGAACGCGCCGCTGCGCGCGCTGTTCGGCATAAGCGAGGGCGTGGCCGCGAACATCGCCGACTTCTACGCGCACCCACTGGAGCGCGAACGGCTGATCGGGCATTTGAGAACGCATGGCAGTCTGCGCGATACGGAGGTCCTGTTCCAGCGCCGCGACGGCACGCGGTTCTGGGCAATGGCGACGGCGCGCGTCGCGACCTATGACGATTGGCCCGCCATCTATGTCGGGTTGAATGACATCACTGGCCGCAAGCAGGTCGAGCAGGCGCTGGTCGAATCGCGCGAGCAGCAGCGCCAGCTGTCCGCGTACATGGAAGCGATCCGCGAAGAGGAGCGAAAGCGCATCGCGATGGAGATTCACGACGAACTCGGCCAATTGCTGACCGCACTGAAGATGGACGTGTCACTGCTGAAAATGCGCCTCGCGTACGACCCGGAAGCGCTAAAAAAAGCCGACGACATGCGCGAGCTGGTCGAAGGCACGATCTGGATGGTGCGCAACGTGGCGAGCCACTTGCGGCCCGCTGCGCTCAACTTCGGAATCGTGTCGGCGCTCGAATGGCTCGTCGACGAATTCAACCGGCGCAACGCGATCCCCTGCGAACTGCGCATCGAAGGCGGCGAGCCCGCGCTGTCGGACGCACACGCGACGGCCGTGTTCCGTATCGTACAGGCGTCGTTGACCAATGTGGCGAGGCATGCGGAGGCGGCGCGTGTCGATGTGTCGCTGGTGTCGACGGCGGACGCGCTAGAACTGTGCGTCTGCGACGATGGCCGGGGCTTCGACCGTGACGCGGCGCGCCGCGAGTATTCGTACGGGCTCCTCGGCATGTATGAACGCGCGCGGCTGATCGGCGCGACGCTGTCGATCGACAGCGCGCCGGGCGCCGGCACGACAGTTTCGATTCACATTCCGCTCGATGGCGGACTCAAACCATGATCAGGATACTCATTGCAGACGATCACGCGATCGTGCGCGGCGGACTCAGGCAGATCATCGCGACCACGAGCGACATGATCGTCGCGGCGGAAGCGGCGCACGGCGCGGAAGTCGTCGACAAGCTGCGCGGTTGCGCGGTCGATCTGCTGTTGCTCGACATGACGATGCCGGGTATAAGCGGTGTCGATCTGATTCGACGCGTGCGTGCCGAGCAGCCTGCATTGCCCGTGCTGGTGCTGAGCATTCACGACGAGGCGCAGGTCGCATCGCGCGCGCTTCGTGCTGGTGCGACGGGCTATCTGACGAAAGACAGCGATCCCAATGTGCTGCTCGCGGCGATCCGCAAACTCGCGGACGGCGGCCGTTTCATCGATCCGAAGCTCGTCGATGCGATGGTGTTCGAGACGCACCGCGGCGACATGCTGCCACACGAAGTACTGTCCGACCGCGAATTTCAGGTGTTGCAGATGCTCGCCGCTGGCAGGACTGTCAACGAGATCGCCGACATATGCGCGCTCAGCGCGAAGACGATCAGCACGCACAAGATGCGGCTGATGCAGAAGCTCGGCCTTGCCAACAACGCCGAGGTGATCCGTTACGCGATCCGGCATGGACTGATTGTCGAGTAGACGCGTCAGCGCGCGCTGCACATGCGCGGCGTGCCTGAATGCTTTAAGAACGTATTGCGATTGCAATATGTCAGCGGATGTATCCGAACGTCTTTACGACCGCATTTTCTATGCGCTACTGGCCGATCATCTGAATGAAGCCGAAGCGGAACACGATGCGTGCAATCAAGACGATTGACGTCTCATTGAAATTCCACTGTGAATTGAACCAGTCACGAAAAATGCGTCCCTGACGCCGCTCACCTGGCGTAGTTCGCCAACAGCGAACGGATCGCCGGATCGTTCATGTTCTTCGGCGTTACGGTGGTCACATCGACGAATATTTCCCGGGGCGGGGGATGGCCCCGTAGTGTCCGGGCCAAGGCCGCCAATGCTAGATAACCCATGCGGTAAGGGTCCTGCAATATGGCGGCATGTACAATTCCTCGCTTGAGCCCGTCCAGAAATTCCGGACGCCAGTCGAATACCACAAGGCGTGGACGCTGGTCGGTTGGCGTGTTTTCAATTACCCGCAAAGCGCCATAGGCAATGGGTTCAGCCGGCGCGAATATCGCGTCCAGGTGGTCCGGGTAGGCGTTTATCGCCTCAGCGATCAGCACCTCTGCGTCGTGGGGGCGATATCCGACGTAGGTGTCGATCACCACATTCCATCCCTCTCTCCGGGCGACGCTCAAGAATCCACTTTCCCGCGCGGTGGTCGAACTTACGTTGGGCGCGAGCCGCAGCATTGCCACCTTGGCTCCCCGTTTCAAAACCGGTATCAAGCTGAGCGCAGCCTTTCCGCCTGCTCCGAAGTTGTCTGTGTAAACGGTCGAGACGCTGTCGTAATCGGTGTTGGCCCGATCGACAAGGACCACAGGAACGGGGATGGAAACCTGCGTGTCGCTCCGCAAGGGTTCCGGTGCCAGTAGCACACCTGAGACTCCCTGCGTCACCAGGTAATCGATAATATGCAACTGGATATTCGGCGTATTGAGCGACTCCCCATCGGACGGGCTGCGGATCAACAGATCAACATGCTGATCGTGAGCCGACTGTCGTATTCCCCTGAGCATTACCTGATAGAAAAGAAGCGATGAGCCCGGTAGGACGACACCGATTGTGGTCGCGTGCGCGGTCGGCACGGATCCAGTCAAATACAGAAGAAGCAAGAGCAGTCTCACGATCCTGCGCATAGAGTGTCCATTGATCAGAGCTGGGACCTTACCCGCTAAGCCTGCGGCAGAAAGGATCATTCATAGAATGGTTCCTGCCCGCAAACGAAATTCGTTAACTCGCGGAAATTTTCGAGACCTGTCGGAATGATAAGCCGATGGGCGACCGCTCGCCATCGTAAGGAGAGTATTTTTCGAGAGGACAACACGGCGCTTGGCAGAGCGTCTCCTGTGTTTCGAGCGAGGCATCGTGGTTCGCTCCGCGACGCCGCCGGCATCGGGCGAGCGTATCGTCTCTTGACCGCGCGACCAGATCAGGTGAGGGGTGAAGTGTCGTGAATCTCGTGAATACCGGTAATGGACGAAGCCGAGCTTTTCATAGAGCGACTTGCCTGCCATGGTAGCGTGCAGGAAGGTCACGCGAATGCCAGGGTCTTCGAGCACCAGTTACATCAGGCGGCGGTCAAGGCCGCGCCCGGTTCGTCCGGAGACACGATTACGAGACCCTTCGAACGAACCGAGGCGCATGCTTGACCGCGTCAAAAAGGTAATTCGACGACATCAACCGCAACGGTTTATAGGCGCGACAAGCATATGTGCAAACACTCCACGGAGGATCTCCCATTAGTTTGTAGAACGTGAACGACAGCTTTCGAAACGGTCAGTTCGAGAGCGGATCGAAAGGTTAAGTCAGTTGTTTCGCACTGCGTCGCTTTTCACGGAAATTTAACTTGCCAACCACCTTTTTCACCGCATACAATCCGCCCCGTTGCCTTGAAGGAGTCCCCAGTGGAAACGAGTCCTGGTAGTGGAAGTCCGATGCCTATATGCACCGGCAAAACAACCGCGAGATAGCCGCTGCAGGAATACGCCTACGCCGCTAACTCGCAGAGTCGGGTTAGTGCGCTTCATCGAAGACAGTGGTTTCGGCTGTCTTTCAATTGCACGCTCCCCTTTCGTTACGTTCGTCTCGTATTGACATTACGGGACTCTGCACGTTGCCTGACACCTTGTCGGGCCTGGCGGGAGTTGGGTCATGTTCTTCACCAACATCGTTGTTCCTTTTTTTACATCGGTCAGGGCTGTGCCTCTAGTACGCCTGGTGACATTCGATGTCCGTCACGTGCCAGCATGGTCACGTGAACGCTGGGCCCCTCCAATGACAGCCGTCGCTGCACGAGCGCATAGCCTGAACGCACCGATGCGCAACGGCGCAACGGATTTCGCTGCGAACAAAGGGGCGAACGACACGTCGGGGCCCATTGGTGCATTACATAAGCTACGGCATATCGTGGTCCAGAAACTGCGCCAGGCTGGATTCGAACTGGCACGGTCAGTATTGCGCTCAGCATTTACTGGACGTCCGCTCACGCCGACCGGCTATGCAATTGTCGCCCTGATGGCCATGGCGTTGGCGATGGTGGCGATGCTTTCCACATCTTCGGCGGGTGGCGAACTCGAGAGTGCGTTGCGGCTTAGCTGGTGGTTCTGCTAGATCGCCTGGCTTCACGCTTGCGCCATATCGCGCGTCTCCTATTACTACAACGCCCTTGTCCGTGAACAGACAGGGCGCAACCTGGCCCTGCCCGTCATGAAGAAAAAACTGATAACAACATGGCTGTCGTCCGCAATGACTGCCGGTCTGAGCGCGCTGGTCTCGTTCGGCATGATGTCGATCGCCCACGCGCAAACGGCGCCCGAGAGCACGCCTCCCGCAGAACCCGCTTCGAAAGCCGCCGCGGATAGCAACGCTGCGCCAACAGGATTCTGGGAGGGTTCGACTCTGCTGGGTGACATGGGTGGCCTGCGTCCTTTGCTCGGCCAGTACGGCGTGACACTCGCCTTGCAGGAAACGAGTGAATACCTCGGTAATCTCACGGGCGGCACGCGGCGCGGCGGCGCTTACGATGGCCTGACACAACTGGCCGTCGGTGTGGACCTCGATAAGGCGATCGGACTCGCGGGCGGCAGCTTTAATGTGTCGGCGTTGCAGATTCACGGCACCAGCCTGACGCAACGCAATCTGCAGACGCTGCAAACCGCGAGCGGCATCGAGGGCGACGCAAGTACGCGTCTGTGGGAACTTTGGTATCAGCAGACACTGCTTGGCGGCAAGGCAGACGTAAAGATCGGGCAACAAAGTCTCGATCAGGAATTCATGGTCAGCCAAAACGCCGCGCCATTCATCAACGCGACCTTTGGCTGGCCCGCACTGCCTTCGATAGACATGCCTGCCGGTGGCCCGGCGTATCCGTTATCGACGCTCGGCGCCCGTGTGCGTGTGAAGCCGTCGGATGCATGGACGGTACTCGCAGGCGTGTTCGGCGGTAATCCCGCTGGCAGCAACACGGGCGATCCACAACAGCAGAACGCACACGGCACAAACTTCAACCTGCACAATGGCGCGCTCGTCATCGGCGAAGTGCAGTACGCGTTGAATCCGCCGCCTGAGAATCCTGCGTATCAAGGCGCTTCGTCAGGCTTGCCGGGTACCTACAAACTCGGCTTCTGGTACAACACGCAGCATTTCGCGGATCAGCGTTTCGACAACACGGGCCGCTCGCTCGCCGACCCGACGAGTACCGGCATCCCTAAAAGCCACACAGGCGACTACAGCCTGTATGCGGTAGCGGACCAGATGGTGTGGCGTCCATCGGCTGAGGGTCCACGCTCGGTCAATGTATTTGCACGCGTGATGGGCGCGCCGGGCGACCGCAATCTGATCGATTTCGGCGTGAATACAGGTGTGACGCTCAAGGCGCCGTTCAACGGGCGCGATAACGACATCGCCGGGATTGCGGTCGGCTACGCGAAGATCGGCTCGCACGCGCGAGACCTCGCCAGCGATACGGCCGCGCTGACCACGCCAGGCTATCCGTCGCGCAGCGCCGAGACTGTGATCGAAGCGACGTATCAGTGTCAATTCACGCCCTGGTGGATCCTTCAGGCGGACGCGCAGTACTTTTTCCGTCCTTCGGGTGGGATTCCTCAACCGGACAACGCCAGCTCACGTATCGGCAATGAGTTCGTCGTCGGCGTCCGCACGAACATTACGTTCTGAACATTCTGGACTTTAGATCCTTTTGCGCAGAAGCGAAGGAATGAAGGATGATCGATGCTTAGCCTTTTCCACGCCGGGTTGTGTCGTCCGTATATTCCCGTATTCGTATATCCCTACAAAAAAAGAAGCGAACCCCTAATGTAAATTCAGTATCTTTGCCATAAATAAACGACGCATATTACCGTTCACCAATGCAGGGCCTGGCGATGCTGGCCCGTGCCCATCGGTTTTGCAGTATCGAACCGGGCATCAACTCCTAGGTGGACACAATGGCCAACTTTGTACAAACGATCAGATTCAAGATCATTTTCGCGTTTAGTGTGTGCGTGATACTAATGGCAATGATCGGACTCTTTGGGGCGTACGGGTTGTCCAGGCTCAATTCGAACGTGGTCGGCGGGTATTCTGGCAGTACCGTTCCGATTGCTGAACTGTCGGAAGTTCGTGCAGCCCAACTGAACGTGCGCCTACTGCTAAGGCGTATTCAGGTAGCTCACGATTCGGCCAAAACGACGGAATTCAGTGCGGCCATGCCACAACAATTTGACCGGATCAACAAGTCGTGGAATCGCTATTACTCAGATGGTGTATCTAGCGACACGGAACGCGAGATCGCCGAGGGAATCAGGAAAAGCCTGCCCCAGTTTGCAGCACTCGCGAACGAAGCTATAACGGCTGCGAGCGCAGGTAATCTCGACGCAGCAGCTTCTGCGATTGAGCAGATTGTTCCGGTGTCTGAGACTATAAGCAATGCTCTGGACAAGGCAGCCGCACTCGAACTGGCTCAGGCCCAAGGATTTGTCGACGATAGTGGGTCGACGTTCAGGACTACGCTGTGGAGCGCAATCGCGCTTCTTGGCGTTGGCATTGTTGTTGCCGTTTGCATGTCAGCTTATCTGCTCCGTGCGATCTCGAAGCCGCTCAACAGGGCTGTTGACGTGGCGAACCATATCGCAAGCGGCAGTCTGGAAAATCAGATCGTAGTCGACTCACGTGGGGAGTTTGGCCAACTTCTCGACGCACTGAAGAAAATGGACCAGCAACTCAGCGATACGGTCCGCGGAATCAAGACGTCTGCCGCGTCCGTTACTGTGGGAGCGCGCGAAATTGCTAGCGGCAATCTCGACCTCTCTGCCCGGACAGAGGAACAGGCCGCATCGCTCGAAGAAACTGCAGCTAGCATGACGCAGCTGACCGAAACGGTAAAGCAGAACGCTGACAACGCCCGGCAGGCTAACGTACTGGCCACGTCAGCCACGAACATGGCCGATACGGGCAATGACTCGGTTCAGGCCATGGTCGGGACGATGCAGCATATCAGCAGCAGTTCAACCAAGATTTCCGAAATCACCGGCGTTATTGAAGGTATTGCGTTCCAAACGAACATCCTTGCGTTGAACGCCGCCGTTGAAGCTGCCCGTGCTGGCGATCAGGGACGAGGCTTTGCTGTGGTGGCGAGCGAGGTTCGCAGTCTGGCGCAACGGTCCGCTGCTGCCGCGAAGGAAATCAAGGAGCTGATAAGTTCCTCTGTGACAACGATTCAGGACGGTGCGACGCAGGCTGCAGAGGTCAGTTCCACGATGGGGCAGGTCAAGCAGGCGATTAAACAGGTCTCCGATATTGTCGGCGAAATCGCGGCTGCGTCTGAAGAGCAAAGCCGCGGCATCGAACAGGTGAATCAGGCCGTTGGCCAGATGGATGAAGTGACCCAGCAGAATGCGGCGTTGGTCGAACAGGCAGCGGCGGCGGCGCAGTCTCTCGAGGAACAGGCGACCAGGCTGAAGGATGCCGTTTCCGTGTTCAAGGTGGCCGGAACAGGGCAACCTGCAGTAAGCATGGCACTAGCGCAAATCAGTCTTCGCCCGCCCGCTTCCAAGGTTCCGCTCGCGCACCGGGTGCAACCGGCGAGAGCGAAGAAGGCACTGGATGCCTCGTCTGCAAGATCAGTTGCCGCCCCAGCCGAAATGGCGAACGCAGAGTGGGAAGCGTTCTAATCATGAGATACATCACGTTCGCGCGTTTCCGAATCCGACGTCATGCCACGGGTATGGGAACTCTGTGGGTAGCGAGAGTGCAATCGCCGCCGACATTACGATGCCTGTTTCGCCTTCATGGGACGCAGTCGCGAACCTACCGGATACGCGTGCCAGTGCTGAGGAACAAGAACACTCGCCCTGTCGAGTCGTTTCATCGGCCAGGTCGACACCTCAATCAATGCGTAAATGTGCGAAACCGTGCAGATTGACCCTCCACGGGTGGGGGAAGCGGCCGTTGCCTTGCAGTCGCGCGAATTCCCCCACTTTCGTACTCCGCGCAATATATCGAACTGCGAACGAACGACGGAATGTCAGAATCATCCCGACTGCGGTGAATCGGTTGTGGCATACGCCTATGACACACCGCTCTGAATATGCAGGCGTACCGTCGCGGCACTTGTTAGCGAAATCCCTGCGACGCCATACCGACCTCGATTTCCTGACCGTCGCGCCGTTAACACGGATTTGGTCTGCGCCGCGGAACTTGCAGCCGGCTTTCACATGAGCGTGAACATGCCCGCATTCACTTCGATCGAGAAAATCGCCGACTGGGCCGGACGCAACCATCTGTTGGTTGGCGCGATGGGGACGCTGATGTCGCTAGCCGCCCTCGGCATCAGCGCGGCGACGCTGTGGGCGGCACACAATGAAGCGGTGGATCGTGCGCGTGAAACTTCGCGAAACGTCGCCGCTATACTCGCCACCCAAATCGGGCGCACGGTCGAAACGTCTGACGGCGCATTGATCGCGCTCGCATCCAGTCTAAGCAAACCCGCAGTGAGACGGATGGATCCTAAATTGCGCCACGATTTGTTGTTCGGGCGCCCCGCAGCGCGATACCTGACAGGCATGGGCGCAACGGATGAGCACGGCCAGCTGATCGACGGATGTTGCGGGCCAACACACCATTGGAACTTCAGCGATCGAGATTATTTCCGTGTCCATCGCGACTCGGAGAACATCGGCCTCTACGTCTCCGAAGTGTATCGCGCGCGCGCGCGAGACGGCCGGCAATCCATCGCGCTTTCGCGGCGAATTGAACGACCCAACCATGCGTTTAACGGCATCGCGGTAGTAGCCATCGATCTCCGCTATTTTGAGCAGCTTCTGTCCCGCCTCGACATCGGCCCGAGTGGGGTCAGCGCGATCCTGCGCGTGGACGGCACGATCCTCGCGAGAAACCCGCCGCTTAATGAAAACCAGGTGGCCCAGCTGCATCGCTCGAAAGCCTTCGAGCGGATGGTGAACAGCGAATCGGGCTTCTATCCCGCACGTTCGAGCATCGACGGCATCACGCGGCTGTACACATACCAGCGGGTACCAGGCACGCCGCTGATCGCTGTCGTCGCGCCGGCCGAGCGCGATGTACTCGCTGGTGTTACGCGCCTGTCCTGGACGGTCGGCGTTTCGGCATCCGCCATCGGCACGATGTTCTGTGCGGCGGTATGGCTGCTTGCATTCGCGCTGCGCGACAACCTGCGAAAGCAGGAGTTGCTCACCGACCTCACCCGCACCGATCCGCTGACCGGACTGCATAATCGCCGCGCGCTAGATACCGCGCTGGCCGACGAATGGGAGCGGCTGCAGCGTGGCAGCGGCGGCAGTCTTTCAGTGCTATTCATCGATGCCGATCACTTCAAGCAGTACAACGATCAGCACGGGCATGCACTGGGCGATACGGCGCTGCGCTTTCTCGCCGAATGCATCCGCGCACATACGCGGCGGCGCGGCGACCTCGCCGCACGCTACGGCGGCGAAGAATTCGTCGCGGTGTTGCCCGATACGGACGACCACGGTGCCGCGCGGGTCGCCGAGGCGATTCGCCGCGAGGTGGAGCGCAACCGGCTCGACGGATGCGCGCAGACGGTACCGGCATTCACCGTCAGCATCGGATGTGCCACAAGTCGGCGCGGGCGGCACGCTTCCGTAGATGCGCTGTCGCATCAGGCGGACATGGCGCTCTACCGCGCCAAGCGCAATGGCAGGAATCGTGTGTGTTGCGCGCAGGCGGAACCGCTCGCAGGCTCAGCATGACCCGTTCCGTCCGAATCCTCATTTATTTAAGCATCGAGCTTCGCGAGGACGCACCTTCGAGATGGCTAAGCCATTTCCGCATTCGAGTGACAGCGACAAATCGGGACCTAAGCCCCCGTAGCCGAATGTTTCGGCAGGGCGTGCTTTATCGTCTCAACGCTGCCGTATCTGGATGCAGGTCCTCTGCTCAAACTCAGCGCCTCGAACAGCAGTCTTCAATACCGCGCAAGCTCAACTGAATGATGACCGTAGCAGCAATCAGGAATTATTCATCATAGGAATTCTGCGCGGCTAGCTTGGCAATGTGACAAAGCCTCTTCGCTGCCGTGGCGCCGCTGGCCAATGCGTGCGGGGAAGCCGTTGGCAAGTGTGTCGGCATCTCGACGGGTCTCGGCGCGTTTGATCGAGTTGAGGCCGAATTCGAGCCGCGGCGTCTTGGGCTTACCAACAGACGCGTTGCACTGACAGAAAAATTCCGTGTCGAGCAAAGCTTGGCAGGAAGCACACTGAGGTTTGCTCCCGCTTCAGTAAGGACGTTTTTGAGCCGTTATGCATTATGCAAGGCGCGACATCTTCGAAAGCCAACGTAGGTGTCTCAAACTGCGGAGTGTCGTTTCATCACGCGAATAGTCGCAAGGGGAGTGCACATGAAATTAACGAATTTGCCGGTGAAAGTTAAGCTGACCGTTTCCTTCGGGCTGCTTGTCATGGTTGTCCTGATCAGTTCGCTGCTGGCACTGAAAGCACTGAACGATTCCAACGAGCGGTTTGCCGGTTACGTGAACGGCATCAACGCTCGCGCTGAAATGGCCGCCTCACTTCGTGCCTCCGTTGACGATCGTGCAATGGCAGTTCGCAATCTGGTTCTCGTCACCACGCCTGCCGACGTCGAAACAGAGAAGAGAGCTGTTGACGATGCAGAACAGGCCGTCGAAAGTCGACTGGCAAAATTCAACGCGATGGTTGCTGTCGCTCAGGACATGAGCACGAAGACGCGCGCTCTCGCGGAAGAGATTTCACGAATCGAGGCGCTTTATAAACCCGTGGCGCTGGACATCGACCGGCTGGCGCTGAGCGGTCAGAAGGAAGCTGCGATCAACGAAATCGATACAAAATGCCGACCCCTGCTTGCTGCCCTGATCAAGGCATCCAACGAGTATGCGGACGCTACCCGCGAACGTGCCGTGGAAATGGTCCGCGAGGCGGAAGACCAGTTCAGGAGTCAGCGCAATCTGCTGATTGCCATCTGTCTGGGTTCTCTGGCGATAGCGGTGCTCGCCGGCGTCCTGATTACGCGTGATCTGCTACGCGCGCTAGGCGCTGAGCCGACGGCCCTGGCTCAAGCGACCCAACGGGTCGCCACGGGTGATCTTGGCCCCGTTGCCGGTACGAAGGATGCCCCGTCGGGTAGCGTGCTCGCATCCATGGGCGAGATGCGGACCAGCCTCG includes:
- a CDS encoding hybrid sensor histidine kinase/response regulator, which produces MSHVAASAVPSGTILIVDDTPANVGVVVDSLEARGIRVLVALDGMEALERAAFAQPDLILLDVKMPGIDGFETCRRLKRDERTRDIAVIFMTSLTGHEDRVEGFSSGGVDYVTKPLRVDEMLARVGVHLELRAMHKQLVAQNRQLLDEVAVRKETEAALEQVRDDLERRVALRTEELARANANLQASEARFRAIVETSPVPLCITSMLDGRILYGNAPLRALFGISEGVAANIADFYAHPLERERLIGHLRTHGSLRDTEVLFQRRDGTRFWAMATARVATYDDWPAIYVGLNDITGRKQVEQALVESREQQRQLSAYMEAIREEERKRIAMEIHDELGQLLTALKMDVSLLKMRLAYDPEALKKADDMRELVEGTIWMVRNVASHLRPAALNFGIVSALEWLVDEFNRRNAIPCELRIEGGEPALSDAHATAVFRIVQASLTNVARHAEAARVDVSLVSTADALELCVCDDGRGFDRDAARREYSYGLLGMYERARLIGATLSIDSAPGAGTTVSIHIPLDGGLKP
- a CDS encoding response regulator, with protein sequence MIRILIADDHAIVRGGLRQIIATTSDMIVAAEAAHGAEVVDKLRGCAVDLLLLDMTMPGISGVDLIRRVRAEQPALPVLVLSIHDEAQVASRALRAGATGYLTKDSDPNVLLAAIRKLADGGRFIDPKLVDAMVFETHRGDMLPHEVLSDREFQVLQMLAAGRTVNEIADICALSAKTISTHKMRLMQKLGLANNAEVIRYAIRHGLIVE
- a CDS encoding substrate-binding domain-containing protein, which translates into the protein MRRIVRLLLLLLYLTGSVPTAHATTIGVVLPGSSLLFYQVMLRGIRQSAHDQHVDLLIRSPSDGESLNTPNIQLHIIDYLVTQGVSGVLLAPEPLRSDTQVSIPVPVVLVDRANTDYDSVSTVYTDNFGAGGKAALSLIPVLKRGAKVAMLRLAPNVSSTTARESGFLSVARREGWNVVIDTYVGYRPHDAEVLIAEAINAYPDHLDAIFAPAEPIAYGALRVIENTPTDQRPRLVVFDWRPEFLDGLKRGIVHAAILQDPYRMGYLALAALARTLRGHPPPREIFVDVTTVTPKNMNDPAIRSLLANYAR
- a CDS encoding carbohydrate porin; its protein translation is MKKKLITTWLSSAMTAGLSALVSFGMMSIAHAQTAPESTPPAEPASKAAADSNAAPTGFWEGSTLLGDMGGLRPLLGQYGVTLALQETSEYLGNLTGGTRRGGAYDGLTQLAVGVDLDKAIGLAGGSFNVSALQIHGTSLTQRNLQTLQTASGIEGDASTRLWELWYQQTLLGGKADVKIGQQSLDQEFMVSQNAAPFINATFGWPALPSIDMPAGGPAYPLSTLGARVRVKPSDAWTVLAGVFGGNPAGSNTGDPQQQNAHGTNFNLHNGALVIGEVQYALNPPPENPAYQGASSGLPGTYKLGFWYNTQHFADQRFDNTGRSLADPTSTGIPKSHTGDYSLYAVADQMVWRPSAEGPRSVNVFARVMGAPGDRNLIDFGVNTGVTLKAPFNGRDNDIAGIAVGYAKIGSHARDLASDTAALTTPGYPSRSAETVIEATYQCQFTPWWILQADAQYFFRPSGGIPQPDNASSRIGNEFVVGVRTNITF
- a CDS encoding methyl-accepting chemotaxis protein; amino-acid sequence: MANFVQTIRFKIIFAFSVCVILMAMIGLFGAYGLSRLNSNVVGGYSGSTVPIAELSEVRAAQLNVRLLLRRIQVAHDSAKTTEFSAAMPQQFDRINKSWNRYYSDGVSSDTEREIAEGIRKSLPQFAALANEAITAASAGNLDAAASAIEQIVPVSETISNALDKAAALELAQAQGFVDDSGSTFRTTLWSAIALLGVGIVVAVCMSAYLLRAISKPLNRAVDVANHIASGSLENQIVVDSRGEFGQLLDALKKMDQQLSDTVRGIKTSAASVTVGAREIASGNLDLSARTEEQAASLEETAASMTQLTETVKQNADNARQANVLATSATNMADTGNDSVQAMVGTMQHISSSSTKISEITGVIEGIAFQTNILALNAAVEAARAGDQGRGFAVVASEVRSLAQRSAAAAKEIKELISSSVTTIQDGATQAAEVSSTMGQVKQAIKQVSDIVGEIAAASEEQSRGIEQVNQAVGQMDEVTQQNAALVEQAAAAAQSLEEQATRLKDAVSVFKVAGTGQPAVSMALAQISLRPPASKVPLAHRVQPARAKKALDASSARSVAAPAEMANAEWEAF
- a CDS encoding sensor domain-containing diguanylate cyclase; its protein translation is MPAFTSIEKIADWAGRNHLLVGAMGTLMSLAALGISAATLWAAHNEAVDRARETSRNVAAILATQIGRTVETSDGALIALASSLSKPAVRRMDPKLRHDLLFGRPAARYLTGMGATDEHGQLIDGCCGPTHHWNFSDRDYFRVHRDSENIGLYVSEVYRARARDGRQSIALSRRIERPNHAFNGIAVVAIDLRYFEQLLSRLDIGPSGVSAILRVDGTILARNPPLNENQVAQLHRSKAFERMVNSESGFYPARSSIDGITRLYTYQRVPGTPLIAVVAPAERDVLAGVTRLSWTVGVSASAIGTMFCAAVWLLAFALRDNLRKQELLTDLTRTDPLTGLHNRRALDTALADEWERLQRGSGGSLSVLFIDADHFKQYNDQHGHALGDTALRFLAECIRAHTRRRGDLAARYGGEEFVAVLPDTDDHGAARVAEAIRREVERNRLDGCAQTVPAFTVSIGCATSRRGRHASVDALSHQADMALYRAKRNGRNRVCCAQAEPLAGSA